GCCTCGAGCGGCTCGAGGAGCCGGAGCCACGCGAGGGACACCATGATGAGGAGGGCGATGACGTCGACGCGGAGCCGCTCGCTCACGAAGAGGACGATCGTCACGCCGAGCACGGCCAGTATGAGGGCGATATCTGTGGTCATCGTCGGATGGGCGCGCTCCTTCGCCGCCGGCGCGTCGTGTGCGGGGCGGACCCCTGTCGCCTGGAACGTTTCCGATTGTTCCAGAAAGTCACCCGGCGGGTAAAGGCTTTTCCGCTCGTCAGAACGCCTGTCCCACACTGAGGTGGAAGCGGACGCGGTCCTCGTTTTCCCGCCGGTCGAGGTTGACGCCCATGTCGCCGCGGACGATCCCGAGCGGCGTCCGCAGGCGCAGGCCCGCTCCCGCCGACGGGCGGAGGCCGTCCGGGCTGATGTCGTCCCAGCCCGGCCAGAGCCCGCCGGCGTCCACGAAGGCCACGCCGGCGAGCCAGCGCCACAGGTGGCGCCGCAGCTCGACGACGTGCAGGACGGCGGAGAACCGTC
The DNA window shown above is from Candidatus Krumholzibacteriota bacterium and carries:
- a CDS encoding BamA/TamA family outer membrane protein, whose product is RFSAVLHVVELRRHLWRWLAGVAFVDAGGLWPGWDDISPDGLRPSAGAGLRLRTPLGIVRGDMGVNLDRRENEDRVRFHLSVGQAF